The Deltaproteobacteria bacterium genome window below encodes:
- the dacB gene encoding D-alanyl-D-alanine carboxypeptidase/D-alanyl-D-alanine-endopeptidase, translated as MGWWLGTLAAASLLTGAAPSHAGIDADGQAAAVVDTAAPAVPVEFPATLAGQIDAALAQPFLATAQLGVVAFDLESGHVLYQRGAELALNPASNMKLVTTATALGVLGPAHRFSTRLYHDKDALQGSTIEGDVYLRGSGDPALVTEDLLRMAADLRARGIRRITGGIVIDATRFDRDELPPGFDQKEELAAYRAPSGAASVNFNTFELRVRPGQSADASPFAALDPPVPHLELVNDAKTGPGHLDRLSVALEVEKKKTRITLRGTIGVDAGSKSYRYPVDAPSIYAGEVLAYALRNNGVKLGQGRIRRAAVPGDAALLAVHHSEPLSVLIRAVNKHSNNFMAEQILKGLASAGAPATFADALTRVREHLGELGIDTKGLHLGNGSGLYDTNRISAGQLVALLSAVYRDFRVSSDYLASLAIMGVDGTTRSRLETSDRRGFVRAKTGTLDGVYCLSGYAGAPGRAPIAFSILFNGLRKADAGNARATHNRIAELLARHAAGVPLVVEAPSVPTTPPAVDTAGEPTTEGP; from the coding sequence ATGGGCTGGTGGCTGGGCACGCTCGCGGCCGCGTCGCTGCTGACGGGGGCCGCGCCGAGCCACGCGGGCATCGACGCCGACGGCCAGGCGGCCGCCGTGGTGGACACCGCCGCGCCGGCGGTGCCGGTGGAGTTCCCGGCCACGCTCGCCGGCCAGATCGACGCCGCGCTCGCGCAGCCGTTCCTCGCCACGGCGCAGCTCGGTGTGGTGGCGTTCGATCTGGAGTCGGGCCACGTGCTCTACCAGCGCGGTGCCGAGCTCGCGCTCAATCCCGCCAGCAACATGAAGCTGGTCACGACCGCCACGGCGCTCGGCGTGCTGGGGCCAGCCCATCGCTTCTCGACGCGGCTCTACCACGACAAGGACGCGCTGCAGGGCAGCACCATCGAGGGCGACGTCTACCTGCGCGGCAGCGGCGATCCGGCGCTGGTCACCGAGGACCTGCTGCGGATGGCGGCCGATCTGCGCGCGCGTGGGATCCGACGCATCACCGGCGGCATCGTGATCGATGCGACCCGCTTCGACCGCGACGAGCTGCCGCCCGGCTTCGATCAGAAGGAGGAGCTCGCGGCCTACCGCGCGCCCAGCGGTGCGGCATCGGTGAACTTCAACACCTTCGAGCTGCGCGTGCGCCCGGGCCAGTCCGCCGATGCCTCACCGTTTGCGGCCCTCGATCCGCCGGTACCCCACCTCGAGCTCGTCAACGACGCCAAGACTGGGCCGGGCCACCTCGATCGTCTGAGCGTGGCGCTGGAGGTCGAGAAGAAGAAGACCCGCATCACCCTGCGCGGCACCATCGGCGTCGACGCGGGCTCGAAGTCGTACCGCTACCCGGTCGACGCACCCTCGATCTACGCCGGCGAGGTGCTGGCCTACGCCCTGCGAAACAACGGCGTGAAGCTGGGCCAGGGCCGCATCCGTCGCGCGGCGGTACCCGGTGACGCCGCGCTGCTCGCGGTCCACCACAGCGAGCCGCTGTCGGTGCTCATCCGCGCGGTGAACAAGCACTCCAACAACTTCATGGCCGAGCAGATCCTGAAGGGCCTGGCGTCCGCGGGGGCCCCGGCCACCTTCGCCGACGCGCTGACCCGCGTACGCGAGCACCTCGGCGAGCTCGGCATCGACACCAAGGGTCTGCACCTGGGCAACGGCTCGGGCCTGTACGACACCAACCGCATCAGCGCGGGCCAGCTGGTCGCGCTGCTGTCGGCGGTCTACCGCGACTTCCGCGTCTCGAGCGACTACCTCGCCTCGCTCGCGATCATGGGCGTCGACGGCACCACGCGCTCGCGCCTGGAGACCAGCGATCGCCGCGGCTTCGTGCGGGCCAAGACCGGCACGCTCGACGGCGTGTACTGCCTTTCGGGCTACGCGGGTGCGCCGGGCCGCGCACCGATCGCGTTCTCCATCCTGTTCAACGGGCTGCGCAAGGCCGACGCCGGCAACGCCCGCGCGACGCACAACCGCATCGCCGAGTTGCTGGCCCGCCACGCCGCTGGGGTGCCCCTGGTCGTCGAGGCCCCGAGCGTGCCGACGACCCCGCCCGCGGTCGACACCGCCGGCGAGCCGACGACCGAAGGCCCCTAG